TGAAAAGTaagagaggggagagagatACTTACCTTTTGTCATTGGGGTGTGGATGTATCCTGGTACAATAGCATTGACTCTTACACCCGACTGTCCGTACTCCATTGCTAGAGTATTTGTCAATCCCAAAACCCCGGCTTTGGTGGCGGCGTAGACTGCGCTGCCTGTGATTGCTTTTGTTGCCAGCAAGGAagcgatgttgatgatgacgccCTGGGAGCCAGTTCTGTAGCTTCCTGGGTGGAGCTGGGGGGGttcgggggtgatgggggttgtttcttcgtcctcctcttcttctggggtGAGTTTTTGACTTTGGGGGAGCTCGGCTTgttcggtggtgatgtcaaTTTCTTGGACTGGTTcagatgatgagggggttgagggagacgaGAGTTTGGACTCCCagtgggcggcggcggcggctttggctGAGCGGCGGGCCGCGGTTGTGTGGGCGATCATGGACTTGCCGATGTACTTGCAGCCGAGGATtgtgccgaggaggttggtggagaggagcTCGTCGATTTCAAACTTGCCGGtgtgaaggaggagtttggtttgggagATGCCGGCTgagttgatgaggatgtcgattttgggctggatggggtgggttagtgatgtgtgtgggtgatatggggggttggttatGAGGGAGGGAACCATACGTGACGTTTTAGGAGGGTTTCCCAGTGTTCTTTGACTGTTATGTTCATGTGGTAGGGGACGTGGAGGGTGGGATTGTTGAAGCCTACGACGAGCCTGCGGTCGAACTTGGGCTTTACGCCGGCTTTGCGGGAGGCCATGATGACTTTGGCCCCTTCTTGGGCGAAGCGTTTGGCGATTGCGTGGCCTATGCCTGAGGAAGCACCGGTTACGAGGGCGATTTTGCCTTTGAGGGGGTATTGAACAGACATTTTGGGGTTTAGGTTGTGAGTTGTGTGATGTTGAAGAGTGAGCGAGTTGAAGTGTGAATGAGATATCCCACTGAGTTATGTAATTGGTGGTGTATATTTTACGGTATAGTACACTTAACGTGTAATACAGGGGTTGAAGTTACGCAAGCTTGTGATTTGGCACAACACACGACTAACTGATCGCCTTGTATTGGTCTCACAGAGGGACGGACGAACTGCAAGATAAATTTAGGggggctgctgccaaggagaGGCATCCAGGGGAGTTTGCAGACAGAACTGCCTTTGCCTTCCAAGTTGTTGGATctgggacggaggaggaacaaATCGGGTCTCCGCTGCGACGCAAAACCGAATTGTGACTGGGTTGGCTTTTTTGACTTTTACACGCTCCCGAGGTTTATCGCGATATTTTTTGAAGGGCTTGAGTGCTCTTCGACGTACGGACACACACATAACCAACCCAAAGATCTGAGAGAACACGGCGAGCGACAACGAATTTATGACGACGGCAACGGACGGTTTCCATGTGTAAACCTGCGAAcggctcgggctcgggctcAGAGCTCCCAGTTGCCCCGCTACCTGTCAATGGTGACGAGAAGGCGaaggatgtggtggtggatgctggATTGAAAAGCCTCGACCATTGTATGTCTCCCGAAGCGCGCGATTTTTTTCTGTCGGGGGGGATATTTGGAGAACAGCATACTTCTTTGTTGAGACGCGACACAATGTACCTTGAGGGCTTGAAGATGGAACAGGACCGACAGTCAACCCCGCCTGTCTCTCCGCCATGTCTTCTACACTGCCGGTGGCACAGCGCTACTCGCATTCGATAGTCACGGGAAACGAGATGCTGACATGTGAATTTTGTAGATCGGCGAGCGCTTCCAAAATGGCGATATTCTTTGCGACAATGCCTCCTGCCGCTCGTGCGGTGGGAGACACCCTATCTCGCCGCTTTCCAGAATGCCGTACGAACACCAGCTCTCGATAGCTACTTTGCGATCACGGCCAACCTTGGCACACATACATTCTTTATGATTGGGCTGCCGATCCTGTTCTGGTGCGGCTTCAGGGGCTTTGGAAAGGGGTATGGACTTTTGCTGCAACCAGGCAACAGGAAATCGCGGCTAATTGGGGGTATACAGACTCGTTCATATCCTTGCTGAAGGCGTCTTCTTCACCGGCTTCCTCAAAGACATGTGCTCCCTCCCTCGTCCGCtctcaccacctctccaGCGCATCACCATGTCTGGCTCTGCTGCTCTCGAATAcggcttcccctccacccactccGCCAACGCAGTCTCTGTTGCAGTCTACGCTATCCTCATGTTGCGAAGTGACCATAACATCTACTCGCCCACCACGACCATTGCCCTCGAAGCCCTTGCTTACTTTTACGCTCTCTCGATTGTTATCGGCCGTCTTTACTGCGGTATGCACGGGTTCATCGACGTCATTATCGGGTCTATTATGGGAACGGCTATCTCTCTCGTTGAGTTCTACTACGCCCCGGCTGTGGAAGAGTGGATGTACTCTTCCAACTACGCCGCTCCCTTGATCGTGGCGTTGATCATTCTTGTACTTGTGCGTGTTCACCCCGAGCCAGCAGACGACTGCCCATGCTTCGACGACAGCGTGGCTTTTGCCGGTGTGATGATCGGGTTGGAGTGCGGTATGTGGCGGTTTGCGAGGTACTCCCCTTATGCCACTATCTACAACGGGTCAGACGCTACGTTCTCCCTCGCTGCGATGGGGTGGCCCTTGTCTATTGGTCGCGTCGTTTTTGGCGTTCTGATGATCTTCGCCTGGAGAGAGGCGATGAAGCCAGCTCTGTTGAAGTTCCTGCCTCATTTGTATAGGTTGTTAGAACGTGTGGGCATGTCCCTGCCCAGAAGGTTCTTCGTGCCGGCGAGCGAGTACAAGGATGTGCCGCTGCATGTGAGGGATGATAACCTGATTCCGAATGTATCTGATTTTCCCAAGGTGATGAGGAGCATCAGGGGCCCGGGTCGCGGTAGGAGCGTGAGTATCGGGCCGCAAAGTGCGGCGGATGCGTATGAGACGTTGGCGTATCGCgagcggagaaggagggagtcTTTGGAGGGTGACAATGGTGGGGTGAAGAGCAAGGGGAGCTTGACGTCTCTTAGGGAGAGTGCGGCGAAGCAGAGCGGGGTGGATgtttttgaggatggggggaagagtTCTggggtgcagcagcagaatgggagggtggcggagtttgagaagatgatggggacaGGAACGGTCGTGGTTGCtaatgaggaggagatggtgcttggtgtggaggatgagttgggggagaaggaggttttCTCGAGGCTGGTGAAGCCGAGAGTGAGGTATGATGTGGAGGTAGTGACCAAGCTGGTTGTTTACACGGGTATGTTTTCTTCTGCTTGTGGATGGCGAGGGGTTCTTGTTTTTGGTTTTCTAACGCTTGTGCCACCCCAGGAATCGCTTGGTTGGCCGTGGATCTGATTCTTGTCACTTTTGAGATGATTGGGATTGGTGCGGGGCacttggtggcggcggcaccaTGATGAACTTTAGAGGTGAGAAGAGAAATTCTGGAATACGCCAACGCCTTTTAATGTTTGCAACTTCTCTTTGGCTATTGGCTTTGTAATAGTTCTTGATACATAATGAATGAGGAtttatgatgatgatgagcctTGCGTTTCTTGTGTCTAGGTAACGGGCTGGTTCTCTAAAAGACCAAGACATGGTCGATTCCACGGGCTCCAGTCAGAGGCTGCCAGAGATCAACAAAGGTCAAGGCGGTCAGGGACGCCCCTCTCCCGACCAGTCGGTCAACACCCGCTGGCCGGTGATGGAGAACCCCTGCGGCTCAACTGTGAATGGATGGATCAATCAGCGCCATGTTCTGGGTCCTCGGTGCCTGGGTTTGATCTAATCTAATCTCCATGTAACCCGATTTGCTGTCACCATCACTTACAGATCTGACTGGAGGAGCTTCGAGAAGCCAAGCTTCATGTTGTTTACATCCTGTCTTCGAACCTGCATAAGTGCATCTCCTGCTTGACTTCTTTCCGCACTTCGCCACGATAACTGGCGCATCACCTTTGAGCACATACTATATACTTGACGGCGTTTACACTACCAGAACTCCAAATACTTCCGAATCCATATCCCACGAAACAATCTACGTCTGATCTGTACCTGAGCCAAGTGAGGCTGGGCTGCAGGTCATAGGGTGCTACTGCATGGCATGCAGCACGAGGTTGTGGAGATGGCCGTTTTTATTCATCCCTTCTAGCGCAGCTGGAATGGAGTTTTCTATtttccaacatcaccacatccacaCACCTCCTTTGCCAACCTGGAAAGTTCCAGCTTCAAGCGCCGAAGCTCCGGCTTTCAGACCCGGCAGTGGCGAAGCTGGTTTTTGACAGATCTTGCACGTCGCCATGACGTTGGCTAGAACAAAGAGTTTTTCCGCAGTTAAACCGGGGCTCCCAGCTGCATCTGTCCAATCACGTGCAGAGCTGACGGACAATTCAAAGTCTTGGCCTACCAGATCGAGTCTAGCCTTGGTGCATGATTTTATGAAGCGGAGGTGTTTGGTGCTGTGTGGCGCTCTGCCTTTCTCAACCCAGGCAAACCCAAATCGCATTGGAACAGACACCCAACCTCCGCCCCGAGTCGCACAGAAAGTGAGAAAGCTGCCCATCAGCTATTGTCTTTTTTTGCGCGAAGTATCTGGATGATCATTGTCTGTCTGGACCCCCAAATTCACACGGCGTTCCACCCGACTGGTGTTCACTTACTTAGTCTTTGGAGAGTCGAGTGCCAAGTTTCAAGTTCAGTGAAGATACAGGGACGATTCCCCCAGCAGGCTGCGCTCGGTCTCTTTCAGCCATCGCAACCGCTGCAAAGCCGCTGTAACCAACCAAGCACACGCTGTGCAGGGCGTGCTCAGCACCTTTCCCCTTCGGTTATCGCCCACTTTTTACCTTGATCCATCAGCCCAGATTCCGTCCAGATCGACCCATTCAGCAAAGGCAACCTACagtttccccttcccccaaccccctcggGAATCCAACAAACCTCCCAAGATATCGATCCTGGCCCTGCATCTGCCATTCTTCGACCCAGCACTTGCTGGCGCCTAGGCGCTTCACCGCTGAGAGATCTCGCTGTGTAAAGCGACGACAAACCGACACACACCGGCCCACTCTTCATCGCATTCTCCGCAGCTCATCGTCATATCGCAAGAGGGGGAAAACGCTGCAAAAATCAGACGCATGTAGCGTCTTCAGCGACAATGTCCCTCGAAGCGATTGGCGCTCCGGCGTCTGAGCCTACGATTTTCATGGATGTTAATCCGcccgtcgttgtcgttgccgttgccgacAGCTCAAAGCCCCTTGGTTTAAACTCGCCTCCCGACAGCAACAATGCCATGACTCTCGACGGTAGCGACTCGGAGCTCAGCGATATTGACGAGGTTGCCGACAAACTTGACGGCAAACTTGAACTCAAAGACGCGATCCAAGACGAAATCAGACTGGAGACGGAGCCTGTTCCTGCTCCTGCAAACGAAACACAACAAAATGAACCGGAGGCACAACCAGGACCAgcggttgaggaggcggaagatATTGGCGAGGTCCTTCCCGACCACTGGTCCGGTACTGTTCCGGTGTTTAAGCCAACAATGAAGCAATTCCAGGACTTCAAAGTCTTCGTACGCTcgctcctccctcgccccatCCCAGCTCTATGGCCCGTGACTAACAGTGAATTATTAGATGACCAAAGTCGACAAGTACGGCATGAAGTCTGGAATCATTAAAATCATTCCGCCCCAAGAATGGAAGGATTCGCTACCTCCATATGACGACATGGTGAAGCAAGTCAGGGTGCGCGAACCGATCAAGCAAGAAATCATGGGATCCAATGGCACGTATAGACAGGTCAACATTCTTCACCAGCGATCCTACAATCTGCCGCAATGGAGACAGCTCTGCGAACAGAGC
This window of the Podospora pseudoanserina strain CBS 124.78 chromosome 3, whole genome shotgun sequence genome carries:
- a CDS encoding hypothetical protein (EggNog:ENOG503Q49F; COG:Q), coding for MSVQYPLKGKIALVTGASSGIGHAIAKRFAQEGAKVIMASRKAGVKPKFDRRLVVGFNNPTLHVPYHMNITVKEHWETLLKRHPKIDILINSAGISQTKLLLHTGKFEIDELLSTNLLGTILGCKYIGKSMIAHTTAARRSAKAAAAAHWESKLSSPSTPSSSEPVQEIDITTEQAELPQSQKLTPEEEEDEETTPITPEPPQLHPGSYRTGSQGVIINIASLLATKAITGSAVYAATKAGVLGLTNTLAMEYGQSGVRVNAIVPGYIHTPMTKDMTNIDKLQNLIPLQRFGTPDEVADAASFLAKNQYANNCILNLDGGLSA
- the LCB3 gene encoding Long-chain base-1-phosphate phosphatase (COG:I; EggNog:ENOG503NUZW), whose amino-acid sequence is MCKPANGSGSGSELPVAPLPVNGDEKAKDVVVDAGLKSLDHYRRALPKWRYSLRQCLLPLVRWETPYLAAFQNAVRTPALDSYFAITANLGTHTFFMIGLPILFWCGFRGFGKGLVHILAEGVFFTGFLKDMCSLPRPLSPPLQRITMSGSAALEYGFPSTHSANAVSVAVYAILMLRSDHNIYSPTTTIALEALAYFYALSIVIGRLYCGMHGFIDVIIGSIMGTAISLVEFYYAPAVEEWMYSSNYAAPLIVALIILVLVRVHPEPADDCPCFDDSVAFAGVMIGLECGMWRFARYSPYATIYNGSDATFSLAAMGWPLSIGRVVFGVLMIFAWREAMKPALLKFLPHLYRLLERVGMSLPRRFFVPASEYKDVPLHVRDDNLIPNVSDFPKVMRSIRGPGRGRSVSIGPQSAADAYETLAYRERRRRESLEGDNGGVKSKGSLTSLRESAAKQSGVDVFEDGGKSSGVQQQNGRVAEFEKMMGTGTVVVANEEEMVLGVEDELGEKEVFSRLVKPRVRYDVEVVTKLVVYTGIAWLAVDLILVTFEMIGIGAGHLVAAAP